A genomic stretch from Theropithecus gelada isolate Dixy chromosome 2, Tgel_1.0, whole genome shotgun sequence includes:
- the CDHR4 gene encoding LOW QUALITY PROTEIN: cadherin-related family member 4 (The sequence of the model RefSeq protein was modified relative to this genomic sequence to represent the inferred CDS: substituted 2 bases at 2 genomic stop codons), with translation MVGPREVVAHSGPDPRDPFLRLASALPERDGSGVRPEDSERVGLCGSALAGPQPRSNRARRDCPLVGSARLVASPAATRDHRHSLCRYQVVLVLLRLLVFLFALVVSDLCRFINVSENQGPGTILQFFSFNCSFYTPTPTLELLNVQPPTTFFNPPSLARWQGTCVGKLTLSSSARLDALMVNHYKLQLKFTCGNHVTEGSLSVNVHWDLSHIQCAGQFASPAAEMIQVPETVTPGARLYALLLPDLELHRAQLSIISAQDLPHFPVPFSINEQGWLQAPSQGLLGQARKVFQLQIFSIGHDESRQCGPDHDALELAHTPGTSVSRLQVKAFEQHQLWASAKLKLTMNVRLVNLXPPRCLPVLLVFQIPETAPVGAVLNILTCEDLDSVDATLDYKLWFHSSSNPASLCLYDRVLEVNATLDCDTPGTCFQHAASILVLDCGQPQMTTEAPVLVMVTPINEFSPACAPRTFQVQEDAVPHTLLGFVVGMDMDYPHDNIEYYTSGGPTTFAVDNLSGEVYLLGPLDYEQQRLYRLTVLLIDHGQEQNPNYHRSGSCTITIKVEDVNDHAPECEPAFQELTIYAPLGRSVEVTKVSCRIPQEPQHLTYSYSIVGGNSQNXFILQEAILVHSDLVLGPFWPQQPCTYELLICVADAGRSTPDLSTTATIIVHLVHRRASTVATSTHRTTVPSMMTPMLVTDTEAFWQPQPWFVVVLTATGALLLLARDWLLGRLLQGLARLLQAPSKPAQVLLLNSIQGTEGYIEGFMEALKMEMSQAPSSIMSLHFDGRAQDSRDTGRDYLFNTRTGAWRWL, from the exons ATGGTCGGACCCAGAGAGGTTGTGGCCCACTCGGGGCCTGACCCACGGGACCCATTCCTGAGGCTGGCCTCGGCACTCCCTGAACGGGATGGAAGTGGGGTTCGGCCTGAGGACTCAGAGAGGGTGGGACTTTGTGGCAGCGCACTGGCGGGGCCTCAGCCGCGTTCCAACCGAGCTAGACGGGACTGCCCTCTAGTGGGGAGTGCTCGGCTAGTCGCGAGTCCAGCGGCGACACGCGACCATCGGCATTCCCTCTGCCGGTACCAG GTCGTCCTGGTGCTGCTCAGGCTCCTCGTGTTCCTCTTTGCTCTGGTGGTCTCTG ACCTCTGCAGGTTTATAAATGTCTCTGAGAACCAGGGCCCTGGCACAATccttcagtttttctccttcaacTGCTCCTTCTACACGCCCACACCCACCCTGGAGTTGCTCAATGTCCAGCCACCCACCACCTTCTTCAACCCACCCAGCTTGGCCAGGTGGCAAGGGACCTGTGTGGGCAAG TTAACCTTGAGCAGCTCTGCTCGGTTGGATGCCCTTATGGTGAACCACTACAAGCTGCAGCTGAAGTTCACATGTGGCAACCATGTGACGGAGGGATCACTCTCTGTGAATGTGCATTGGGACCTTAGCCATATCCAGTGTGCTGGTCAATTTGCCAGCCCAG CTGCGGAAATGATTCAGGTGCCAGAGACAGTCACACCTGGGGCTCGGCTGTACGCTCTGCTCCTCCCAGACTTAGAACTCCACAGAGCCCAG TTGAGCATTATCAGTGCCCAGGACCTGCCACATTTCCCTGTACCTTTCTCCATCAATGAGCAAGGTTGGCTGCAGGCACCATCCCAGGGCCTCCTAGGCCAGGCTCGAAAG GTCTTCCAGCTGCAGATCTTCTCCATCGGTCATGATGAGAG CAGACAGTGTGGTCCAGACCACGATGCCCTGGAGTTAGCTCACACCCCAGGCACTTCGGTTTCCAGGCTGCAGGTGAAGGCCTTTGAGCAGCACCAGCTGTGGGCCAGTGCCAAGCTCAAGCTCACCATGAATGTGCGGCTGGTCAACCTCTGACCTCCACGCTGCCTCCCAGTGCTTCTGGT GTTCCAAATCCCCGAGACTGCACCTGTGGGCGCCGTGCTGAATATTCTCACTTGTGAAGATCTGGACTCTGTTGACGCCACCCTGGACTACAAGCTGTGGTTCCACAGCTCTTCCAACCCTGCCAGCCTCTGCCTTTATGACAGAGTCCTTGAG GTGAATGCCACACTGGACTGTGACACTCCTGGAACCTGCTTCCAGCATGCAGCCTCCATCCTGGTGCTCGATTGTGGCCAGCCCCAGATGACCA CTGAAGCGCCGGTACTGGTGATGGTGACACCCATCAACGAGTTCTCCCCAGCCTGTGCCCCTCGCACATTCCAGGTTCAGGAGGATGCAGTGCCCCACACTCTGCTGGGCTTTGTGGTGGGCATGGATATGGATTATCCTCATGACAACATTGAGTACTACACCTCTGGTGGTCCTACCACCTTTGCTGTGGACAATCTCAGTG GGGAAGTTTACCTTTTGGGACCTTTGGACTATGAGCAGCAGAGGCTGTACAGGCTCACTGTCCTGCTGATTGACCATGGCCAAGAACAGAACCCCAACTATCACCGCTCAGGCTCCTGTACCATTACCATCAAGGTTGAG GATGTGAATGACCATGCCCCCGAATGTGAGCCCGCATTTCAGGAACTCACCATCTATGCTCCTCTGGGCCGTAGTGTGGAGGTGACCAAGGTGTCATGCCGGATCCCTCAggagccacagcacctgacctATTCCTATAGCATCGTGGG AGGGAATAGCCAGAACTGATTCATCCTGCAAGAGGCCATCCTGGTACACAGTGACCTTGTGTTGGGGCCCTTCTGGCCACAGCAGCCCTGTACCTATGAGCTACTGATCTGTGTGGCTGATGCAGGCCGCTCCACCCCTGACCTCAGCACCACAGCCACCATTATTGTGCATCTAGTTCACCGGAGGGCCAGCACAGTGGCCACCAGCACCCACAGAACCACA GTGCCCTCAATGATGACACCCATGCTCGTGACAGACACAGAGGCTTTCTGGCAACCACAGCCCTGGTTTGTGGTGGTGTTGACAGCAACTGGTGCTCTTCTCCTCTTGGCCCGAGACTGGCTTCTTGGCAGGCTCCTCCAGGG GTTGGCCCGGCTGCTGCAGGCACCCAGCAAACCAGCCCAGGTTTTGCTGCTAAACAG CATCCAGGGAACTGAGGGATACATCGAGGGTTTCATGGAGGCACTGAAGATGGAGATGTCCCAGGCACCCAGCAGCATCATGAGTCTG CATTTTGATGGCAGAGCACAGGACTCCCGTGA TACAGGAAGAGACTACCTGTTTAACACACGCACAGGAGCCTGGCGCTGGCTCTGA
- the INKA1 gene encoding PAK4-inhibitor INKA1, with translation MHSARLDSFLSQLRWELLCGRDTGSPPMPGPLQPTPQTGPDVQPRHQLRASGALEEDSVCCVEEEEEEAVVTEDRGAALGGPRAHALDWDSGFSEVSGSTWREEELPVPQRPAPSAQPLRRQRLSVSGLPMPGRAPVASVPPVHRPRPKSTPDACLEHWQGLEAEDWTAALLNRGRSRQPLVLGDNCFADLVHNWMELPETGSEGGDGGGHRAHARPPQFLLGLSEQLRRRLARARRTAMAGKRLSCPPRPEPEMPADVSRFAALMSCRSRQPIICNDVSYL, from the exons ATGCACAGCGCTCGGCTTGACAGCTTCCTCAGCCAGCTCCGCTGGGAACTG TTGTGTGGTCGGGACACAGGCTCACCCCCGATGCCTGGTCCCCTGCAGCCAACCCCCCAAACTGGCCCAGATGTGCAGCCCCGCCACCAGCTTAGGGCCTCAGGTGCCTTGGAAGAAGACTCAGTCTGctgtgtggaggaggaggaagaagaggcagtGGTGACAGAAGACAGGGGTGCAGCCTTGGGAGGCCCCAGGGCGCATGCCCTGGACTGGGACTCTGGCTTCTCGGAGGTGTCAGGCAGCACATGGCGAGAGGAAGAACTACCTGTTCCCCAGCGCCCAGCACCCTCAGCACAGCCCCTTCGTAGGCAGCGCCTCTCAGTCAGTGGCCTCCCCATGCCCGGCAGGGCCCCTGTAGCCAGTGTACCACCTGTCCACCGTCCACGGCCCAAGTCCACCCCAGACGCCTGCCTGGAGCACTGGCAGGGACTGGAAGCAGAGGACTGGACAGCAGCCCTACTGAATAGGGGTCGCAGTCGCCAGCCCCTGGTACTGGGGGACAATTGCTTTGCTGACTTGGTGCACAACTGGATGGAGCTGCCTGAGACAGGGAGTGAAGGAGGTGACGGAGGTGGGCACCGTGCCCATGCTCGGCCCCCTCAGTTCCTGCTTGGCCTCTCCGAGCAGCTTCGGCGCCGGCTGGCCAGGGCTCGGCGGACAGCTATGGCAGGAAAGCGGCTGTCATGCCCACCTCGCCCAGAACCTGAAATGCCTGCGGATGTCTCACGCTTCGCAGCCCTCATGAGCTGCCGTAGTCGCCAGCCCATCATCTGCAATGATGTCAGCTACCTCTga